In Ignavibacteriales bacterium, one genomic interval encodes:
- a CDS encoding T9SS type A sorting domain-containing protein, protein MIACRISRPKFPSAFLVLVSLLSFIPHISDAQVSLRRKIGQMVMVTFVGDSLEKSSASLDTMKSDLANGFVGGTIFFTWSNNLRRPQQITHLTSELQRRSSIPLLIATDEEGGQVARLSSSNGFANTPSAYQMGTVTNSEAYTRSTASMMAGWFQQTGINVDLAPVVDVNVNPTSPAIGALGRSFSSDPFLVASHAGWFIDEFRKKSLFTTLKHFPGHGSAKTDSHLGLVDITKTWADSELTPYRRLLSAGVVDLIMTAHVFNANLDSVYPATLSKKIVTGLLRQNLGYQGVVVSDEMSMQAIVNYYGFDEAITLAVKAGVDILLYNKNQDSSGFSLARHVVDFLEQKVLDGTIAASRIDESYNRIMALKQRIVSDVPAISIASVPANFDLGNYPNPFNSSTAISYRLPALSGVEGAANRYVTLKLYDVLGREVATLVDKLESPGTHIVRWDASRFSSGVYFYRLSADAIVQTRKMVLTK, encoded by the coding sequence ATGATCGCCTGTAGAATCTCGCGGCCGAAGTTCCCTTCGGCCTTTCTCGTACTTGTTTCTCTTCTCTCCTTCATTCCCCACATCAGCGACGCCCAGGTCTCTCTCCGTCGCAAGATCGGCCAGATGGTCATGGTGACGTTCGTCGGCGACTCGTTGGAGAAATCCTCCGCCAGCCTCGATACGATGAAATCCGATCTCGCGAACGGGTTCGTCGGCGGAACAATCTTTTTCACGTGGAGCAACAACCTCAGGCGGCCTCAACAAATTACTCACCTGACGAGCGAACTTCAGCGGCGATCTTCTATTCCCCTGCTGATCGCGACAGACGAAGAAGGAGGCCAGGTTGCCCGCTTGAGCAGCTCAAACGGCTTCGCAAACACCCCCTCTGCGTATCAGATGGGCACAGTGACCAACTCGGAAGCATACACACGATCCACCGCCTCCATGATGGCAGGATGGTTTCAGCAAACGGGCATCAATGTAGATCTTGCCCCCGTCGTGGACGTCAACGTCAACCCGACCAGCCCGGCAATCGGAGCGCTCGGACGCAGCTTCTCTTCAGATCCGTTCCTCGTAGCTTCTCACGCTGGATGGTTCATCGATGAATTCCGTAAGAAGAGCCTCTTCACAACATTGAAACACTTCCCGGGGCATGGGAGCGCGAAGACCGACTCTCATCTCGGACTGGTCGATATCACAAAGACGTGGGCAGACAGCGAACTCACTCCGTATCGCAGACTGCTGAGTGCCGGAGTCGTCGACCTGATCATGACGGCGCACGTGTTCAATGCAAACCTCGACAGCGTGTATCCTGCAACTCTTTCAAAGAAAATTGTGACCGGTCTCTTGCGCCAGAACCTCGGCTACCAGGGGGTCGTTGTCAGCGATGAAATGAGTATGCAAGCCATCGTCAACTATTATGGATTCGATGAAGCGATCACACTGGCGGTGAAGGCGGGCGTCGACATCCTCCTCTACAACAAGAACCAGGACAGCAGCGGGTTTTCCCTGGCCAGGCATGTCGTCGATTTCCTCGAACAGAAGGTGCTCGATGGCACGATCGCCGCCAGCAGAATCGACGAGTCGTACAACCGCATCATGGCCCTCAAGCAACGGATTGTCTCCGACGTTCCCGCCATATCGATTGCGTCGGTACCGGCCAATTTCGACCTGGGCAATTATCCCAATCCTTTCAACTCTTCAACAGCTATCAGCTACCGGCTACCTGCCCTGAGCGGAGTCGAAGGGGCAGCGAACAGGTACGTAACGCTGAAGTTGTACGATGTCCTTGGCAGAGAAGTCGCAACACTTGTTGACAAGCTTGAATCTCCCGGCACCCACATTGTCCGATGGGATGCATCCCGATTTTCCAGTGGAGTTTATTTTTACCGGCTTTCGGCCGACGCAATCGTCCAGACCAGGAAGATGGTTCTGACCAAATAG
- a CDS encoding S41 family peptidase, translating to MKRSAIFLLLLVLPLLALAGSPQGYYRFPTLTSDKIIFTAEGDLWKVDLNGGIAQRLTSHLGGETNAAVSPDGKLVAFSAQYEGPTEVYTMPVEGGLPTRRTYDGDAIVVGWTPDGRIMYQSGHYSTVPNRQLLTIDLKTGISELIPLSQASDGCFNPQGTTLFFTRLPFQGSHTKRYKGGTAQNIWKYELGKPEASPVTADFTGTSKVPMWWNKRIYFASDRDGTMNLWSMNEDGKDLKQLTVHKGWDVKSPSLRDGKIAYQVGADIHVFDISSNTDRLVTITLSSDLDQERERWVKKPSDYLTATNVSANGDRVVLTARGQVFVAPAQQGRLVRATSRNNIRYRSAQFMPDGKSLLVLSDESGELEFWKVPSNGVGDPEQLTNDGKVFRNDPTISPNGKWIVFDDKNQDLWLFNLETKKMTKIASSEFDGFSGFSWSSDSKWLTFVQTAENTFSQIMLYNVADGKTAALSRDRVDSYNPVWSADGKWIYFISERVFQSLVGSPWGARQPEPFFDKTRKIYGISLRKDGRFPFLPTDELVALQSEDKDKEKEKDKKKEADDQKKEKTVDVVVDLDGIQDRVFEVPLPAGRYRALSINDKNLFWTESEGVFGSKTKLIALEIKNKDITPKTLLDEVDGYDLSGDGKRLMVQKSGDLYVIEASTSPPSDLPKSKVNLDNWTLSISPREEWRQMVMEEWRLERDYFYDPDLHGIDYKGLLQRHLPLVDRVTDRDELNDLITNLVGELAALHIFVGGGDRRLGLDQINPASLGALLVKDEANGGYRIQHVYRSDPDYLEVSSPLAKPGLPIREGDVVKSINGVSTLSVQSPYLLLRNQANQQVLLKLKSATTGKDYDAVVKPISQGDESNLRYSEWEYTRRLRVEDASKNDIGYVHLRAMGGGNYTEWVKNFYPVFNRKGLIIDVRHNRGGNIDSWILEKLMRKAWFYWKQRTQQPTWNMQYAFRGHLVVLCNEFTASDGEAFAEGFRRLGLGKVIGTRTWGGEIWLSARPWLQDRGMATAAETGVYGPEGEWLIEGHGVDPDVVVDNLPRATFDGKDAQLDAAIKYLQEQIKLHPVEIPPAPKFPNKSFEYR from the coding sequence ATGAAACGCTCTGCGATCTTCCTGCTTCTGCTTGTGCTCCCCTTGCTGGCGCTCGCGGGTTCCCCGCAAGGGTACTACCGCTTCCCGACTCTCACCTCCGACAAGATCATCTTCACCGCTGAAGGCGATTTGTGGAAAGTCGATCTCAACGGCGGCATCGCGCAGCGACTGACATCTCACCTGGGAGGCGAAACAAATGCGGCCGTCTCGCCCGACGGTAAACTCGTGGCCTTCTCGGCGCAATACGAAGGTCCGACGGAAGTATATACTATGCCGGTCGAAGGAGGACTTCCAACCCGCCGCACGTATGACGGCGACGCCATCGTTGTCGGGTGGACACCCGACGGCAGGATCATGTATCAGTCCGGCCATTACTCGACGGTCCCGAACCGTCAGTTGCTGACGATTGACCTGAAGACTGGGATTTCCGAGTTGATTCCCCTGAGCCAGGCAAGCGATGGATGTTTCAACCCGCAAGGGACGACGTTGTTCTTCACCCGGCTTCCTTTCCAGGGAAGCCATACCAAGCGCTATAAGGGAGGAACGGCTCAGAACATCTGGAAGTACGAGCTCGGCAAACCGGAGGCCTCCCCGGTGACTGCGGATTTCACGGGAACGAGCAAAGTCCCGATGTGGTGGAACAAACGGATCTACTTCGCGAGCGATCGTGACGGCACGATGAACCTCTGGTCGATGAACGAAGACGGAAAGGATCTGAAACAACTCACCGTTCATAAAGGATGGGATGTCAAGTCCCCCTCATTGAGAGATGGGAAGATCGCATACCAGGTGGGTGCCGACATTCACGTGTTCGACATCTCCTCGAACACTGACCGGCTCGTGACGATAACGCTGTCTTCCGACCTCGATCAGGAGCGCGAGCGATGGGTCAAGAAGCCGTCCGATTATCTCACGGCGACAAACGTCTCGGCGAACGGAGACCGTGTCGTCCTGACCGCGCGCGGGCAGGTGTTCGTCGCACCGGCACAGCAAGGGAGACTGGTGCGCGCGACCAGCCGGAACAACATTCGCTATCGCAGCGCCCAATTCATGCCCGACGGTAAGTCCCTCCTCGTCCTTTCCGATGAATCGGGTGAGCTCGAATTCTGGAAGGTTCCCTCGAATGGCGTCGGAGATCCGGAGCAGCTCACGAACGACGGGAAAGTCTTCCGCAACGATCCTACGATATCACCGAACGGGAAATGGATCGTATTTGATGACAAGAATCAAGATCTCTGGCTATTCAATCTCGAAACGAAAAAGATGACGAAGATTGCGTCGTCGGAGTTCGACGGATTCAGCGGCTTCAGCTGGTCGTCCGACAGCAAGTGGCTGACGTTCGTCCAGACGGCAGAAAACACCTTCTCACAGATCATGCTCTACAATGTTGCTGACGGGAAAACGGCTGCCTTGTCACGCGACCGCGTCGACAGTTACAATCCCGTGTGGAGCGCTGATGGAAAGTGGATCTACTTCATCTCTGAACGCGTCTTTCAGTCGCTCGTTGGCAGCCCGTGGGGAGCCCGACAGCCCGAGCCCTTTTTCGACAAGACCAGAAAGATCTATGGCATTTCGCTGAGGAAGGACGGGCGATTCCCGTTCCTCCCGACGGACGAACTCGTCGCTCTACAGTCAGAGGACAAAGACAAAGAAAAAGAGAAGGACAAGAAGAAAGAAGCGGACGATCAGAAGAAAGAGAAGACAGTCGATGTCGTCGTCGACCTTGACGGGATTCAGGACAGAGTTTTCGAGGTTCCGCTGCCGGCAGGCAGATACCGCGCACTTTCGATCAACGATAAAAACCTGTTCTGGACAGAGTCCGAGGGAGTGTTCGGTTCGAAAACCAAGCTCATCGCGCTTGAAATCAAAAACAAGGATATCACCCCGAAGACCCTGCTCGATGAGGTCGACGGCTACGATCTCTCCGGCGACGGCAAGAGGTTGATGGTCCAGAAATCAGGCGACCTCTACGTCATTGAAGCTTCGACATCACCTCCTTCTGATCTCCCGAAGAGCAAGGTAAACCTCGACAACTGGACTCTTTCGATCAGTCCCCGTGAAGAATGGCGCCAGATGGTCATGGAAGAATGGAGACTCGAACGGGATTATTTCTACGATCCAGATCTTCACGGTATCGACTACAAGGGTCTGCTGCAACGGCATCTGCCGCTTGTGGACCGCGTGACCGACCGCGACGAACTCAATGACCTCATCACAAACCTGGTGGGCGAACTTGCTGCCCTTCACATTTTTGTAGGGGGCGGCGACAGGCGGCTAGGACTTGACCAGATCAACCCGGCATCCCTGGGCGCTCTTCTCGTGAAAGATGAGGCGAATGGCGGGTACAGGATTCAGCACGTGTACCGCTCCGATCCGGATTATCTTGAGGTCTCTTCGCCTCTTGCGAAGCCCGGCCTGCCGATCAGAGAGGGAGATGTGGTCAAATCGATCAACGGAGTTTCGACGTTGTCCGTCCAGTCACCTTACCTGCTCCTGAGGAATCAGGCGAATCAGCAGGTGCTTCTCAAACTGAAATCCGCCACGACCGGGAAGGACTATGACGCGGTTGTAAAGCCGATCTCGCAGGGAGACGAATCAAATCTCCGGTACAGCGAGTGGGAATACACCCGCCGGCTGCGTGTCGAGGATGCGAGCAAGAACGACATCGGCTACGTCCACCTCCGCGCGATGGGAGGAGGCAACTACACAGAATGGGTGAAGAACTTCTACCCGGTGTTCAATCGCAAGGGCTTAATCATCGACGTGCGGCACAACCGGGGCGGGAACATCGACAGCTGGATACTCGAGAAACTGATGCGCAAGGCATGGTTCTACTGGAAACAGCGCACACAGCAGCCAACGTGGAACATGCAATATGCATTCCGCGGCCACCTCGTAGTGCTCTGCAACGAGTTTACAGCTTCCGACGGCGAGGCGTTTGCGGAAGGATTCAGACGGCTCGGTTTGGGCAAAGTGATCGGCACAAGAACGTGGGGAGGTGAAATATGGCTCTCTGCGCGACCATGGCTGCAGGACAGAGGAATGGCGACGGCGGCCGAGACCGGCGTCTACGGACCGGAAGGCGAATGGCTCATTGAGGGACACGGCGTCGATCCCGACGTGGTTGTGGACAATCTTCCGCGGGCGACGTTTGACGGGAAGGACGCGCAGCTCGACGCGGCAATCAAATATCTGCAGGAACAGATCAAGCTGCATCCTGTCGAAATACCCCCTGCTCCGAAATTCCCGAACAAATCGTTCGAGTATCGATAG
- a CDS encoding deaminase, translating into MDEKRLEWHEYFMKIAEQVATRSTCDRKNIGAVIVRDKTILSTGYNGSLRGAAHCDEAGHDMENDHCVRTVHAEANAVAQAAKNGVSIDNSEIYVTASPCLACFKLVANCGIKVVYYKEFYRDERITAYAKEAGITLIYMGEGDHLELI; encoded by the coding sequence ATGGATGAAAAAAGGCTCGAATGGCACGAGTATTTCATGAAAATCGCCGAACAGGTCGCGACGCGAAGCACCTGTGACAGGAAAAACATCGGCGCGGTGATCGTTCGGGACAAAACAATACTTTCCACGGGATACAACGGAAGTCTTCGCGGAGCGGCGCATTGCGATGAAGCCGGCCACGACATGGAAAATGATCATTGCGTGCGAACGGTGCATGCCGAGGCGAACGCGGTCGCTCAGGCTGCGAAGAATGGCGTGTCCATCGACAACTCCGAAATCTATGTCACCGCCTCACCGTGTCTTGCGTGTTTCAAGCTGGTTGCGAATTGCGGCATCAAAGTGGTCTACTATAAGGAGTTCTATCGCGATGAGCGGATTACGGCCTATGCAAAAGAGGCGGGCATCACTCTGATCTATATGGGCGAGGGGGATCACCTCGAACTCATCTAG
- a CDS encoding YebC/PmpR family DNA-binding transcriptional regulator, with the protein MGRIFETRKAKMFKRFARMSKAFNRIGREIEIAVKSGVTDPKMNPRLRMAIQNAKSVNMPKDRIESAINRAASKDTAGYQEVLYEGYGPHGIAIMVECATDNPTRSVANIRMIFSRNSGSLASTGSIAFMFERKGLFKVAADKISNVDEFELEMIDHGLEEMEQQDQEVFIYTSFQDFGKMHKALEEKGIEAINTELQYIPTTTKELSETEAKEVQDLIDKLEEDDDVQSVFHSMA; encoded by the coding sequence ATGGGACGAATATTCGAAACACGCAAAGCGAAGATGTTCAAGAGATTTGCCCGCATGTCGAAGGCGTTCAACCGGATTGGGCGTGAAATCGAAATCGCAGTCAAGTCGGGGGTGACCGACCCGAAAATGAACCCGCGGCTGCGGATGGCCATTCAGAATGCCAAAAGCGTCAATATGCCGAAGGACCGCATCGAGTCGGCTATCAACCGCGCTGCATCAAAGGATACGGCAGGATACCAGGAAGTGCTGTATGAAGGGTATGGACCGCATGGGATCGCGATCATGGTGGAGTGCGCCACGGACAATCCGACGCGCAGCGTCGCCAACATTCGCATGATCTTTTCCAGGAACAGCGGGTCCCTGGCATCGACCGGCTCGATCGCCTTCATGTTCGAACGGAAAGGACTTTTCAAGGTCGCGGCAGACAAAATTTCCAACGTAGATGAGTTCGAACTCGAAATGATCGACCACGGGCTGGAAGAAATGGAACAACAGGATCAGGAGGTGTTCATCTATACATCCTTCCAGGACTTCGGCAAAATGCATAAAGCTCTGGAGGAGAAGGGGATCGAAGCGATCAATACGGAGCTTCAATACATCCCGACGACAACGAAAGAGCTCTCCGAAACCGAAGCGAAAGAAGTCCAGGACCTGATCGACAAGCTGGAGGAAGACGACGACGTGCAGTCGGTGTTCCACTCGATGGCGTAA
- a CDS encoding 2-oxoacid:acceptor oxidoreductase family protein: protein MPRTEIKIGGFGGQGVILSGYILGRAASIYDNKYATMIQAFGPEARGSACSAQLIVSDEQITYPYIIAPNVMVLMSQEAYSKFSLELAPGGVLLTEEDLVVTHNLRSDVKHFSIPATRFAEELGKRLVLNIVMLGFATAVTNFVGREAARSAVKVSVPKGTEELNFAAFEKGYEYGLQVLKNETEKALA from the coding sequence ATGCCAAGGACTGAAATCAAAATCGGCGGGTTCGGCGGACAAGGGGTAATTCTCAGCGGCTACATCCTTGGACGCGCTGCCTCGATTTATGACAACAAATATGCTACGATGATCCAGGCGTTCGGGCCCGAGGCCCGCGGGAGCGCCTGCAGCGCTCAATTGATCGTCTCGGACGAACAGATCACGTATCCCTACATCATTGCGCCAAATGTCATGGTGCTGATGTCGCAGGAAGCGTATTCGAAGTTTTCACTCGAACTTGCCCCCGGCGGTGTTCTTCTGACGGAGGAGGATCTGGTTGTAACGCACAACCTTCGCTCGGACGTCAAGCACTTTTCCATTCCGGCAACCCGTTTCGCCGAGGAACTTGGAAAGAGGCTTGTGCTGAACATCGTGATGCTGGGGTTCGCGACGGCGGTGACGAACTTCGTAGGCCGCGAAGCGGCACGGAGCGCAGTGAAGGTTTCAGTGCCGAAGGGAACGGAGGAACTCAACTTTGCAGCATTCGAAAAGGGGTACGAGTACGGATTGCAGGTGCTGAAGAACGAGACAGAGAAAGCGCTCGCGTAA
- a CDS encoding 2-oxoacid:ferredoxin oxidoreductase subunit beta: MPEELYEIEATIPSNPIEDYLRMDRMPHIWCPGCGIGTTVNCFVRALQTSGLDLDKVAVVSGIGCTGRVAGYMNLDSFHTTHGRAIPFATGLKLANPEMKVVVYSGDGDLTAIGGNHFIHAARRNMDLTVILINNMIYGMTGGQAAPTTPVGATASTTPHGNFEETFNLPFLAESCGAVYVARWTAHHVRHLTKSIKEALAKKGFSFVEILAPCPTLYSRRNKLGDGLDQMEFYRDNSEIKNGADTKSVALDFQGKITVGKFVDKERPTYLEAMNAHYQKKYGERYVPSEEMRKVFHAKD, from the coding sequence ATGCCGGAAGAACTTTACGAAATCGAAGCTACCATCCCGTCGAACCCGATCGAGGATTATCTGCGCATGGACCGGATGCCGCACATCTGGTGTCCGGGCTGTGGAATTGGTACAACGGTCAACTGTTTTGTCCGCGCGCTGCAGACCAGCGGATTGGATCTCGACAAGGTGGCTGTCGTGTCCGGGATCGGCTGCACGGGACGTGTCGCAGGATATATGAATTTGGATTCGTTCCACACCACGCACGGCCGGGCAATTCCCTTTGCCACCGGCCTCAAACTCGCCAATCCGGAGATGAAAGTCGTTGTCTATAGCGGCGACGGGGACCTGACGGCCATCGGCGGCAATCACTTTATCCACGCGGCGCGGCGCAACATGGATCTCACCGTGATTCTGATCAACAACATGATCTATGGAATGACCGGCGGACAGGCGGCTCCTACGACTCCCGTGGGTGCAACGGCATCAACCACGCCGCACGGAAACTTTGAGGAAACATTCAATCTCCCGTTCCTTGCCGAGTCGTGCGGTGCGGTGTACGTGGCACGGTGGACAGCTCACCACGTGCGTCACCTGACGAAGTCCATCAAAGAAGCTCTTGCCAAGAAGGGGTTTTCGTTTGTCGAGATCCTCGCCCCCTGCCCAACGCTGTATAGCCGGCGGAACAAGCTTGGTGACGGTCTGGATCAAATGGAATTCTATCGAGATAACAGCGAAATCAAGAATGGCGCTGACACAAAGAGCGTTGCGCTCGATTTCCAGGGGAAAATCACCGTCGGCAAATTTGTTGACAAAGAACGTCCGACCTACCTTGAAGCGATGAACGCACACTATCAGAAAAAGTATGGCGAACGCTATGTCCCTTCAGAAGAAATGAGGAAGGTGTTCCATGCCAAGGACTGA
- a CDS encoding 2-oxoacid:acceptor oxidoreductase subunit alpha, which translates to MHADPIGVLTGAHFIDGDHACSEGAIAAGCRFVAGYPITPSTEVVERIADRFPFVGGVFIQMEDEIASSIAIQGAAWGGKKVMTVTSGPGFSLMMEHIGLAAMTETPCVFVDVQRAGPSTGLPTMPAQGDMMQARWGSHGDYQIIALCPNSPQECFDLTIHAFNLSERYRVPVMMMMDECVGHMIERVVIPAADKIEVVDRKVYEGPKENYRAFDAGRDLVPMMVKAGDGYRIHVTGLTHDEKGYPDMSVSAQGKLVQRLMDKIRLHADDIIMYKEENVEGADVVVVTYGITSRTAIPAIEQARAKGLKVGHLRLIVAWPFPEKRIRELAGRVKSIVVPELNMGQMVFEVERCAAGKCSVVSVPHAGGTVHQPKEIFAAIEKSLRGK; encoded by the coding sequence GTGCACGCTGATCCAATTGGAGTTCTTACCGGAGCCCATTTTATCGATGGCGACCACGCGTGCAGCGAAGGAGCGATCGCGGCCGGATGCAGGTTTGTTGCCGGCTATCCCATCACCCCGTCAACGGAAGTCGTCGAGCGTATTGCAGACCGGTTCCCGTTTGTCGGCGGAGTGTTCATCCAGATGGAAGACGAAATAGCTTCCTCCATTGCAATCCAGGGTGCGGCGTGGGGAGGAAAGAAAGTGATGACCGTGACCTCCGGACCCGGGTTCTCTCTGATGATGGAGCATATCGGCCTCGCGGCGATGACCGAGACACCGTGCGTGTTTGTCGACGTGCAGCGCGCCGGTCCGTCCACCGGATTGCCGACCATGCCGGCGCAAGGCGACATGATGCAGGCTCGCTGGGGGTCGCATGGCGATTACCAGATTATTGCTCTGTGCCCCAATTCGCCCCAGGAGTGTTTCGACCTCACGATCCATGCCTTCAATCTCTCCGAACGCTATCGCGTTCCGGTGATGATGATGATGGATGAGTGCGTCGGTCATATGATCGAACGCGTCGTCATCCCGGCGGCGGACAAAATCGAAGTGGTCGACAGAAAAGTGTATGAAGGTCCGAAGGAAAACTACCGTGCGTTCGACGCCGGAAGAGACCTCGTGCCGATGATGGTCAAGGCCGGAGACGGGTACCGCATTCACGTGACGGGTTTGACGCACGACGAAAAAGGATATCCCGACATGTCCGTCAGCGCCCAGGGAAAACTGGTCCAGCGGTTGATGGACAAGATACGGCTCCACGCGGATGACATCATCATGTACAAAGAGGAAAACGTTGAGGGGGCAGATGTTGTCGTGGTGACGTACGGGATTACTTCGCGTACTGCAATTCCGGCAATCGAGCAGGCGAGGGCCAAAGGATTGAAGGTCGGTCATTTGCGACTCATCGTCGCGTGGCCGTTTCCGGAGAAGCGAATCAGGGAACTGGCGGGACGCGTAAAATCGATCGTCGTGCCTGAACTGAACATGGGTCAGATGGTGTTTGAAGTTGAGCGGTGCGCGGCGGGGAAGTGCAGTGTTGTGTCCGTGCCGCACGCAGGTGGAACTGTCCACCAGCCAAAAGAGATTTTTGCGGCGATTGAGAAATCATTGCGAGGGAAGTGA
- a CDS encoding 4Fe-4S binding protein, translating into MAQVAEPTKKAKGSVVIAAERCKGCGFCVEFCPPEVLELSTEYNSKGYHVPVLVKKDQCTGCDICGMVCPDFAIYGYIIKKKTKEA; encoded by the coding sequence ATGGCCCAAGTGGCGGAACCGACGAAAAAGGCAAAGGGAAGTGTAGTCATCGCTGCCGAACGCTGCAAAGGCTGCGGATTTTGTGTAGAGTTTTGCCCCCCTGAAGTGCTTGAGCTCTCCACCGAGTACAATTCCAAAGGATATCACGTACCGGTTCTGGTGAAGAAGGATCAGTGCACCGGATGCGATATTTGCGGAATGGTGTGCCCTGACTTTGCGATCTACGGCTATATCATCAAGAAAAAGACGAAGGAGGCTTAA
- a CDS encoding C69 family dipeptidase translates to MNHLHRVMIPFFILILSILSARPANAPERRDAGPDLDACTSVIVGKAASSDGSTMTSHSCDSKTDRTWINVVPRMKHKQGDMALVYMGSKETKGPGDPDAISVGQIPQIPETYAYINSAYPVMNEKQLAIGETTFGGKSELKSDEGILDCPELYRLALERAGTAREAIRVIDQLTKAYGYNDYGECFTFADTKEAWHFEIMGPGKGKKGAVWAAVRIPDDHVGVSANASRIQQIDVNDTANVLASDNVFSLAQEHGWWKPESGKPFVFCNAYADRNGLYSRRREWRVLSQAAPSLKLDPNAENYPLSVKAEKKLSVKDVLEIFRDYYQGTEFDMTNGIYVKDKDGKAVKSPVANPFMSNDYKELFRVKGERTIACARATYVHVTQSRAWLPDAIGGVVWLGYDNPATTPHTPFYSGIESMPQSYMIDGRQKFRRDCAWWAYRSVGQLCYLRFQEMQKDVELVWQEIEKKAFDNQPEFEKKVLELWKKDPAKAKRQLTEYSHKLANDAVERYWQLGDELWTKYTYKF, encoded by the coding sequence ATGAACCACCTGCACCGTGTAATGATCCCATTCTTCATCCTCATCCTTTCAATTCTCTCCGCGAGGCCAGCGAACGCACCTGAGAGGCGTGATGCCGGACCCGATCTTGACGCCTGCACAAGCGTCATCGTGGGGAAAGCCGCGTCGTCCGATGGTTCAACGATGACATCTCATTCCTGCGATTCCAAGACAGACAGAACATGGATCAATGTTGTCCCGCGAATGAAGCACAAGCAGGGCGATATGGCGCTGGTCTATATGGGCTCAAAAGAGACAAAGGGACCGGGTGATCCGGACGCTATCTCAGTGGGTCAGATTCCGCAGATACCGGAAACGTACGCCTACATCAATTCCGCCTATCCTGTCATGAATGAGAAGCAGCTCGCGATCGGCGAGACGACATTCGGGGGGAAATCGGAACTCAAGAGCGACGAAGGAATACTCGATTGTCCCGAGCTCTACCGGCTGGCCCTCGAACGAGCCGGCACCGCCAGGGAGGCAATTCGTGTCATTGATCAACTTACGAAGGCCTACGGGTACAATGACTATGGGGAGTGTTTCACATTCGCGGACACGAAAGAAGCATGGCACTTCGAAATAATGGGTCCGGGGAAAGGAAAGAAGGGGGCCGTCTGGGCAGCGGTGCGGATACCCGATGATCACGTCGGTGTATCGGCAAATGCGAGCAGGATACAACAAATCGATGTGAACGATACGGCCAATGTCCTGGCTTCGGACAACGTGTTCTCGCTCGCACAAGAACATGGATGGTGGAAACCGGAAAGCGGAAAGCCGTTCGTGTTCTGTAATGCATATGCAGACAGAAATGGTTTATATAGCCGCAGAAGGGAGTGGCGTGTTCTCAGCCAGGCAGCTCCGTCTCTCAAGCTGGATCCGAACGCAGAAAACTATCCGCTCTCAGTCAAAGCAGAGAAGAAGCTCTCGGTGAAGGATGTTCTGGAAATATTTCGTGACTACTACCAGGGAACAGAATTTGACATGACCAATGGTATCTACGTGAAGGACAAGGACGGGAAGGCTGTCAAGAGCCCTGTCGCGAATCCGTTCATGAGCAACGACTACAAAGAGCTCTTCAGAGTGAAAGGCGAAAGGACCATCGCGTGTGCGAGGGCAACGTATGTTCATGTGACGCAATCGAGAGCGTGGCTGCCAGATGCGATCGGCGGAGTTGTGTGGTTAGGATACGACAATCCTGCCACAACACCTCACACCCCATTCTATTCCGGCATTGAGAGCATGCCTCAGAGCTATATGATCGATGGCCGCCAGAAGTTCAGAAGAGATTGTGCCTGGTGGGCGTACAGATCTGTGGGTCAGCTTTGCTACCTCCGCTTCCAGGAGATGCAGAAAGATGTCGAACTGGTGTGGCAGGAGATTGAGAAGAAGGCATTCGACAACCAGCCGGAGTTTGAGAAGAAGGTGCTGGAACTCTGGAAGAAAGATCCCGCGAAAGCAAAACGACAGTTGACGGAGTACAGTCACAAGCTTGCCAACGACGCAGTTGAAAGGTACTGGCAGCTGGGAGATGAACTCTGGACGAAGTACACCTACAAATTCTGA